GCCACCAGGATATACTCGACATGGTTATCGGCTGACCCACGGGGATACTGCGACCTGAGCCTTCTCGACGACCGGGCATCGGCGTTCAATCGATAAGGtgccgacaaggacgagtGCTGAGATGATGGAGCCAATGATGGCGTCTTGGACTTGGAACTCGGATCCGAGGTGCGGTCTGTCTCGGCCACAGGAAACTGGGGTGACTTGGCCTGACGGGAATTTTGGGACATCTGCGATGGCGATCGTGATGACGGGAATGAGGAGAGAGAGGCTCGTCGATTGGACAGGGACCCATTCGATCGATTGTTCATGGCGTTTTGCCGGTTCATGTACGGAAGGGCGGTGGTCATCATGATGAGTAACGGACGGACGTCCTATGCCAGCcagatgatggatgggcgAATACCACCAGAACGAGCAatggtgatggcgatggcagtAGCCGTCTCGAGGAGTCCTCGAAATGACCGTCTCGTCTACCTGGGTATTCGACAAACAGTTGGCATGCGGAGATGGCCGACCACAACGCCCATATGCCGCCTCCCCCTCTGGCGCCAGTGGTGTGAACCAGAGGTTCGCGAGGACCTTGATGTTTCTACTTGTCGTTCGCTCTCGGCTCTGTGGCTATCCGACCCGAAACGTTTCCTAGGCAAGGCCAATGAGGGGAGCAGCGGGAAGTCAAAAAAGACGACAGCGGCCAGCAGCAAGAGGGCTTGGCTGTATGGAGCTGGTTGAGCTGGTTGAGCTGGTTGAGCCCgcaacgccgtcaaggcaCGCAGTGTCTGCCCGCAGAAACACCGTCAATGTCAGGGAAGCCGACGATCTTGGAGATTGATGCGACAGGAACAGGTTCGGGGTGCCGAACAGGGGGAGAGGACCGGATGGCGACTGGCGAAGTGATGCTGGCGAGGGGGCAGTCACGGAGCAACACCGACACATGATCCGGAGACTattgacgacgtcgacgtcgggaCTCGATGCACATCAGACGGCAAAAGTCGAACTCCTGAAATGCGGCCCAGGGGTCGCAGGGGTTGCAGGCAAACGGCGCCACTTGGCAGGTGAGGAGCGTCACTGGGCCAGTCgaccgacgacgactggAGTTGATGGCGGCCAACAAGCACCGCTTGCATCCAATGTTCAGGGCCCAGTCGTGTGCAGTCAATCGCtagtcgacgacgccgggccAGGGCTCGTGCGCTGAGTGGACGGGCAATTGGAGGCGGGCGGGGCGCGGATGGCTTGAGGCGCCACGCAGGACAGGCCAACGTGGAAAGCCATGAATTGACTCGGTGAAACTCACACAGACGTCGGATGATcattctcttctcttcttcttctttttcttttctttgggTGCTGCTTTGCGGTTGGTGGCGGCTGGTGGTGTATGGCCGGCGTCTCAGGGCGGGTTTGAAACGTCGATTCTGCGCCCGCAGCCATCAGTCAATTGAGCTTCTGCAGTGTGTGTCTGTGACCGCTCTTTGTGCGGAGCGCACGCAGGCTTGGATAAGATATTGACCAAGTACATACGCAagcaagtactccgtagcggGTGCGGAGTACAGTcggagtaccagaccagacttgacctgAGAATCGTGCCAAAGCGGCACCTGATGCTAGGCTCATGCAACATCGGGCCAGGCAgcgcgccgcgccgccgacctTCACCCTCAACATTTAAGTGCTGTCTACCGACACCTCTGTATCAGAGTATCGAATGTTGCCGCACTCTGTAATACAATGTCGCATGTGCGGTCGGGTCTGTGTCTTATGTCAGTTTGAGGGTTCGAGGCTTGAATGTGCCCCTGGCGCCCGCCCCTGCAAAGAGAGGGTGACAAGAAGGTTGGCCATGCGCCGCCATTGGGTGCCCTTCCGCCAGGGACCTTTTCAGGGACCAGATGGGagacgacatggagaggCAAAAAGGGTCAATGTGGCCCACACCCGCCAACGATTCAAGAACCTCTGGCCCATTGGTGGGCGGAACCCCACACCACCAGTGATCTGACGAGCCTccaagtacttaagtacatacgTAGCAACCAAGATCAAGGGCTAAAACAGCACAGAAGGCAAATCTTGCAAGAAGCAGCACCGACAATACAGCGGGGAAATGCAAAGCCCACGCGCTTCTTGCAGTCGGGTTGCATGCCACATGGCAAATGGAACGTCACAaataaacaaacaaacaaacaaacaaacaagaaaaaaaaacaatccGCTGCAGATGCAAACAGGGACGATGTGGCCGTTTTGCGCTTCTTTACGAGACACATGGCCGGCAGGGATCACCCACAGCATGGCAAAGGCTGGCAAGTGCTAGTATGTATTTGCGCGTATTTCCCCCAGGATACTCGGAGTGGCTTCATCAACGACGAAATTGTGTATGAGCGGGAGGCTACTTGCTCTTCCCAAAGGTCGACTGATTAACACCTAAGTACATAAAGTTACCTaggcatgtacatatgtacattgtacggagtaggcctcttttttttaagtgGCTTGCCCACTTTTTTTCGCCAACGGGTGAAAAATACAGATTGCCGACTTAAGCCTCAGGACCCAAGTAGTACTCCGCGCTACTGAGCTACTCTGTCCAGTGCCTTCATTGGCCATGTAAGCTTGTGGCTAGTTACAGCACCGCGCATGGATGCTCTCTGCGCCACTTGTGCCAGCCACATATGCCCCGCTGGGCCTGCAAGGCTGCCGTTGTTATGGCTCTTAATTGTTTACATTGGGAACGCAGACCACCGGCCGTCGGCGAATCGCCTCGCTTCGCTTGTTTCGCTCAGGCATTTTGATCACTGTCCTTCTCGCCAATACTCGAAACCGCATGCCACAAGGAACCAAAGATTGCAAAACTAGAGCTTCTCAAAGTTATTTCCCTCCTCTTTCCTATCGTTCATCGACTCCAATTCAACGTCCGCCGTTCCTTGAAACCTTGATCTCCACATAGATCAACACGTTCCTTGGCCAACCAACATCCTATCCTGGACAAAATCGCCGCGGTCAGCATGGTAAGAGCTACGCATGAAGCCGTTGAGGCGCCCCCAAATATACTGCCTTTTAACACCTctctcatcatcaccagtcTGTTTCAACATCGTACAAGCCATCTCCATTGGGGTACGGCTCGCCTCCATCACGCAACTCACCCTTCCGCCGGCCAGAATCTCCAGCATCACCATCGCCGTTACGACATACAACACCCACCAGTTCTCCAACTAAGACTGCTTCACTCGCTACGCCGTCTCGTTTTGCACGGCCGACTACGCCTACAACTCCGACGAATAGTTGGACGCCGCGGGCACAATCGCCGGACACCATGACGCCTTCATCACCACATAGGTCATCTCAGCAGACGAGCGTGTCTGTATCACAGCCCCTTGCAAGCGGAAACGCATTATCACAACTACAGCCAGCACAGGTCAGAACGCTGAGGGACGGATTCCAGATTTTAGATCGAGACTGTGATGGCATGGTGAATCGCGAAGACGTCGCTGACATGTTGAGCCAGTTGGGTGCGTTttgcgatgatgatggactcGGGGACGTCAAGATCTGTCAGTTGAGCTAATCTTGCCGGTGTAGGTCTTCCCAATAGCGCGTCTGATGTTTCACAATTTTTTCCTCCATCAAAATCACAGACCATTGCATTGGCGGCATTCTTGAACTCGTTAGCAGAAACATTATGTCAACTTTCGCCCAGCGCGGAGCTGCTTTCGGCATTCTCCGCttttgatgacgatgacagTGGTCAGGTAGACTGGGCCGAGCTCAGAGACGCGCTGCTCAACACGGCGCCGGAACCTGGCGAGCGACCTCTGGCTGCGGCTGAGGTTGAGCGTGTCGTCAATGGCTTCACCGGCCGACGAGCCTTCAATCGAAACATCAATGCGCAGTTGGGTGCCAAGAAGGGTGAGGTGTTCAAGTATAACGAGTTTGTCAACTCCATCATGGGATCTAATGGGGCGTCGGAAGGATCGTCGCAAGAGAACTCGGAGGAGCAATAATGTCAGGGTGTGCGTAGAAGTCGAGAAGCCACCGTCTCTGAGAGGTATTGATCGTTTTGATTTGCGCGCTTTGCGCTCGTGCGTTGGGATAAGCGATTGCACAGGACTagtccgtacggagtactagaTGTATTTATGATAGGCATACGGAGCACACACATTGTCGTAAACTTGCATCAAAAAGGGTCGTTGGACACGCAGTCTTGGCAACGTTATTGATGTTTGGTGAAATGAGCGGGATGCCTTAGTCCCCATGACTTTGCTCTCTGAAATGAATGAACAGCCGCTGGGGTGTTGAGCCTGTTTGATGAGCGAGGGTGTTGACGAAATTAAGGACAAGGATTGGATCAGGGCCTGGAGCACTCGAGTGGGCAGAGGGGAGCTGGTCAAGGGCGCGGCGGGCAGGCTCACAATGGGACCTCCCGCATTGTTTGGGGAAGGCACAACCGGAGGGTGGTGTATTGGTGCAACCTGCGCGGCATAAAATTACAGGTTGAGAGACGAAGGAAATTAGACGAACCCTCTAGTCCGTAATCGGTCGTCTGCACAGCTTAGAAAAGCCATCCAACAGATGCTACAGACGACCTTGTCTAAGTCGGGGCATTTgaaagagaaaaaggagACGGGGCTACGAGCGGTTGCCTAGCATACACTGTACGTAGCACGGCGTAATCGGTGCTTGGGTTGGCGGtgcggtacggagtatgtatggtgttctggtactccgtacattgcGTGCGGCTATCAACGTACCAAGCTCCCGCTGTCACAGTCTGCGCAGGTGCGAGTCGGGGCCGGCTGCAAGGCCGATCCGCCCCTCCATGTCCTAAAGTTTTCTCCAGCCCACGTCACTAAGGAACTTTGCCGCGCCGGCCGGGCGCAATCTGAGCAACTCCTAGGTCGCGGCCCCACTGAACCTTCTAGAAACCTTGCTGGCTACGTGCAAAACCCCGTTAAGCAACTGCAGACTCGGCTCTGGCCCCCCCTGTAGGTCGCATGCACAAGTGAGGaccagccgccgccaagggccACATGGGCACTGTGTTCCACCAGCTCGGCGTCACATCACCGTGATAGGATGGTGCTTGCTTGGGCAGCTGGGAGACGGGCAGGACGGGATGCAGGCAGAGTGGTTGCTGATACAACAATGCGGGTGACTGGCTGAGGCGTCATTCTACAGTGCCATCATTGGCAGGCAGAAGAAGGGGAccaaaaggcaaaggctggGGGAGGACCCAGAGGGACGGCCGACTCAGCGGGATGCAGCACCGTGaggcgacatggaggcagacatggaccaacAGATGCTGACTTGTGCA
The DNA window shown above is from Metarhizium brunneum chromosome 1, complete sequence and carries:
- the rlc1 gene encoding Myosin regulatory light chain 1, which codes for MTPSSPHRSSQQTSVSVSQPLASGNALSQLQPAQVRTLRDGFQILDRDCDGMVNREDVADMLSQLGLPNSASDVSQFFPPSKSQTIALAAFLNSLAETLCQLSPSAELLSAFSAFDDDDSGQVDWAELRDALLNTAPEPGERPLAAAEVERVVNGFTGRRAFNRNINAQLGAKKGEVFKYNEFVNSIMGSNGASEGSSQENSEEQ